One window of Cryobacterium arcticum genomic DNA carries:
- a CDS encoding DUF998 domain-containing protein yields the protein MRNPEALQTRNASADGASDGASDGAPRASRSTRVLATIALVGAVLYVLVDIVLQALPPHYSVVSEAESNLAVGPYGWVMNLNFLARGVVTVCAVAALAHYGPRTRVRRTGLVLMLIAGACSAALAFLPTDIPAKDAPSLEPTTALGTAHLVVAAGGFLVALVAFGLLTVWLRRSDDLRGAYPAAAVFTGVAAFGLLALGIAAVWAPGVIGLAERVSLVGVLGWVIAVSLVVRRRCS from the coding sequence ATGCGTAACCCTGAGGCCCTGCAGACGCGGAACGCATCCGCCGACGGCGCCTCCGACGGCGCCTCCGACGGTGCCCCGCGGGCCTCCCGCTCCACCCGGGTCCTCGCGACGATCGCCCTGGTCGGCGCCGTCCTCTACGTGCTGGTGGACATCGTCCTGCAGGCGCTTCCGCCGCACTACAGCGTCGTCTCCGAAGCCGAGAGCAACCTCGCCGTCGGGCCGTACGGCTGGGTGATGAACCTGAACTTCCTGGCCAGGGGAGTGGTCACGGTCTGCGCCGTCGCCGCACTGGCGCACTACGGCCCGCGCACACGAGTGCGGCGTACCGGTCTGGTCCTGATGCTCATTGCCGGGGCCTGCTCGGCGGCCCTGGCGTTCCTGCCCACCGACATCCCGGCCAAGGATGCGCCGAGCCTGGAGCCGACGACGGCTCTCGGAACCGCGCACCTCGTCGTGGCCGCCGGAGGCTTCCTGGTTGCCTTGGTCGCCTTCGGCCTGCTGACCGTGTGGTTGCGGAGGAGCGACGACCTGCGCGGGGCGTACCCGGCGGCTGCGGTCTTCACGGGCGTGGCCGCATTCGGGCTGCTGGCGTTGGGTATCGCGGCGGTCTGGGCGCCCGGGGTGATCGGCCTCGCCGAGCGGGTCAGCCTGGTCGGGGTGCTCGGCTGGGTCATCGCCGTGTCCCTGGTCGTACGCCGGCGCTGCAGCTAA
- the ilvC gene encoding ketol-acid reductoisomerase: MSEIFYDKDADLSIIQGKKVAVIGYGSQGHAHAQNLRDSGVEVVIGLKEGSKSRAKAEEVGFTVKSAAEASAWADVIVVLAPDQVQRHLYKDDILPNLAEGKALVFGHGFNIRFGYIEAPAGVDVVMVAPKGPGHTVRREFEAGRGVPVIVAVEKDASGNAWPLTLSYAKAIGGLRAAGIKTTFTEETETDLFGEQAVLCGGASQLIQYGFEVLTEAGYQPQVAYFEVLHELKLIVDLMWEGGIAKQRWSVSDTAEYGDYVSGPRVIDPSVKENMKAVLADIQNGAFAERFINDQDAGAPEFLALRKKGEEHPIEATGRELRKLFAWNASNDDDYVDGEAAR, from the coding sequence TTGTCTGAAATCTTCTACGACAAAGACGCCGACCTGTCCATCATCCAGGGCAAGAAGGTCGCCGTCATCGGCTACGGCTCGCAGGGCCACGCCCACGCGCAGAACCTCCGCGACTCCGGCGTCGAGGTCGTCATCGGACTCAAGGAGGGCTCGAAGTCCCGCGCCAAGGCCGAAGAGGTCGGCTTCACCGTGAAGAGCGCCGCCGAGGCATCCGCCTGGGCCGACGTCATCGTGGTGCTCGCTCCCGACCAGGTGCAGCGTCACCTGTACAAGGACGACATCCTCCCCAACCTCGCCGAGGGCAAGGCCCTCGTCTTCGGACACGGCTTCAACATCCGCTTCGGCTACATCGAGGCGCCCGCGGGCGTCGACGTGGTCATGGTCGCCCCCAAGGGCCCGGGTCACACCGTGCGTCGTGAATTCGAGGCCGGCCGTGGCGTTCCCGTCATCGTCGCCGTCGAGAAGGATGCGTCGGGCAACGCCTGGCCGCTCACCCTCAGCTACGCCAAGGCGATCGGTGGCCTGCGCGCCGCCGGCATCAAGACCACCTTCACCGAAGAGACCGAGACCGACCTGTTCGGCGAGCAGGCCGTTCTGTGCGGTGGCGCGTCGCAGCTGATCCAGTACGGCTTCGAGGTTCTCACCGAGGCCGGGTACCAGCCGCAGGTTGCCTACTTCGAGGTGCTGCACGAGCTCAAGCTCATCGTCGACCTGATGTGGGAGGGCGGCATCGCCAAGCAGCGTTGGAGCGTCTCCGACACCGCTGAGTACGGCGACTACGTCTCCGGCCCGCGTGTCATCGACCCGAGCGTCAAGGAGAACATGAAGGCCGTTCTCGCCGACATCCAGAACGGTGCATTCGCCGAGCGCTTCATCAACGACCAGGACGCCGGAGCTCCCGAGTTCCTCGCCCTGCGCAAGAAGGGCGAAGAGCACCCGATCGAGGCCACCGGCCGCGAGCTGCGCAAGCTCTTCGCGTGGAACGCCTCGAACGACGACGACTACGTCGACGGCGAAGCCGCCCGCTAA
- the ilvN gene encoding acetolactate synthase small subunit, with product MSTHVLSLLVEDKPGLLTRVAGLFARRGFNIESLAVGHSEIPGLSRITILVDVEDAPLEQVTKQLNKLINVIKIVELDPTQSVQREHLLVKVRADNTTRSQVLEAVTLFRARVVDVSTDAVVIEVTGDSGKTQAFLRVLEPYGIKEIAQSGLLAIGRGSKSITERVFKN from the coding sequence ATGAGCACCCACGTTCTCAGCCTCCTCGTCGAGGACAAGCCCGGCCTGCTCACGCGCGTCGCCGGCCTGTTCGCCCGGCGCGGCTTCAACATCGAGAGCCTCGCGGTCGGCCACAGCGAGATCCCCGGCCTGTCACGCATCACGATCCTCGTCGACGTCGAAGACGCTCCGCTCGAGCAGGTGACCAAGCAGCTCAACAAGCTGATCAACGTCATCAAGATCGTCGAGCTCGACCCGACGCAGTCCGTGCAGCGCGAGCACCTGCTCGTCAAGGTGCGGGCGGACAACACCACCCGTTCCCAGGTGCTCGAGGCCGTCACCCTGTTCCGCGCCCGTGTCGTCGACGTGTCCACGGATGCCGTCGTCATCGAGGTGACCGGCGACTCCGGCAAGACCCAGGCGTTCCTGCGGGTGCTCGAGCCCTACGGCATCAAGGAGATCGCCCAGTCGGGTCTGCTCGCCATCGGTCGGGGATCCAAGTCGATCACCGAACGCGTTTTCAAGAACTAA
- a CDS encoding acetolactate synthase large subunit: protein MTTEPSPVPTPSFPTPSGPASGATTAPDAATEPEILTGSGAILRTLKLLGVTDVFGLPGGAVIPLYDELMNQDDIRHILVRHEQGAGHAAEGYASSSNRVGVAIATSGPGATNLVTAIADAYMDSVPLLAITGQVFSTLMGTDAFQEADIVGITMPITKHSFLVKRPEDIPAALASAFLICNTGRPGPVLVDITKDAQQMSAPFIWPPKLDLPGYRPITKAHGKQVQAAAALLAGAEKPVFYVGGGVIRAKASPELLELAELTGTPVVTTLMARGAFPDSHKQHLGMPGMHGTVAAVLALQESDLIIALGARFDDRVTGKASEFAPNATIVHVDVDPAEIGKIRAADVPIVGDAKDVIADLTVAYRDAIASTTPDITEWWTYLNGLREKFPLGYSEPADGLLAPQYVIKRIGELTGPEGVYAAGVGQHQMWAAQFIKYERPNSWLNSGGAGTMGYSVPAAMGAKVAEPDRVVWSIDGDGCFQMTNQELATCTINNIPIKVAIINNSSLGMVRQWQSLFYDGRHSFTDLNTGHGTAMVPDFVKMADAYGALGIRVTSADQVDDAIKLALATNDRPVVIDFIVSRDAMVWPMVPQGVSNSFVQYAKDHAPTWEEE from the coding sequence ATGACCACGGAACCTTCGCCCGTGCCGACACCCTCCTTTCCGACGCCCTCCGGTCCTGCTTCCGGTGCCACGACGGCGCCGGACGCCGCGACCGAACCCGAGATCCTCACCGGTTCCGGCGCGATCCTGCGCACCCTCAAGCTGCTCGGCGTCACCGACGTCTTCGGCCTGCCGGGCGGCGCCGTCATCCCGCTCTACGACGAGCTGATGAACCAGGACGACATCCGTCACATCCTGGTGCGCCACGAACAGGGCGCCGGTCACGCCGCCGAGGGCTACGCGTCCTCGAGCAACCGGGTCGGGGTGGCCATCGCCACCTCCGGGCCCGGCGCGACCAACCTCGTGACGGCCATCGCCGACGCCTACATGGACTCGGTGCCGCTCTTGGCCATCACCGGCCAGGTCTTCTCCACGCTGATGGGCACGGATGCCTTCCAGGAGGCCGACATCGTCGGCATCACCATGCCGATCACCAAGCACTCCTTCCTGGTGAAGCGGCCGGAGGACATCCCCGCCGCCCTCGCGTCGGCGTTCCTGATCTGCAACACCGGCCGCCCCGGCCCGGTGCTGGTGGACATCACCAAGGACGCCCAGCAGATGAGCGCCCCGTTCATCTGGCCGCCCAAGCTCGACCTGCCCGGCTACCGGCCGATCACCAAGGCGCACGGCAAGCAGGTGCAGGCCGCTGCGGCGCTCCTGGCCGGCGCCGAGAAGCCCGTGTTCTATGTGGGCGGCGGTGTCATCCGCGCCAAGGCCTCGCCCGAACTGCTCGAGCTGGCCGAACTCACCGGCACGCCCGTCGTCACCACCCTGATGGCCCGTGGCGCGTTCCCGGACTCGCACAAGCAGCACCTGGGCATGCCCGGTATGCACGGCACCGTCGCGGCCGTTCTCGCCCTGCAGGAATCCGACCTGATCATCGCCCTGGGCGCCCGCTTCGACGACCGGGTGACCGGCAAGGCCAGCGAATTCGCGCCGAACGCCACCATCGTGCACGTGGACGTGGACCCGGCCGAGATCGGCAAGATCCGCGCCGCCGACGTGCCCATCGTGGGCGACGCCAAGGACGTGATCGCCGACCTCACGGTGGCCTACCGCGACGCGATCGCCTCGACCACGCCCGACATCACCGAGTGGTGGACGTACCTCAACGGTCTGCGCGAGAAGTTCCCGCTGGGCTACAGCGAGCCCGCCGACGGCCTGCTCGCCCCGCAGTACGTGATCAAGCGCATCGGCGAGCTCACCGGCCCCGAGGGTGTCTACGCCGCCGGCGTCGGTCAGCACCAGATGTGGGCCGCGCAGTTCATCAAGTACGAGCGCCCCAACTCCTGGCTCAACTCCGGCGGCGCCGGAACCATGGGCTACTCGGTTCCCGCCGCCATGGGCGCCAAGGTCGCCGAGCCTGACCGGGTGGTCTGGTCGATCGACGGCGACGGGTGCTTCCAGATGACCAACCAGGAGCTGGCCACCTGCACGATCAACAACATTCCGATCAAGGTGGCGATCATCAACAACTCGTCCCTCGGCATGGTGCGCCAGTGGCAATCCCTCTTCTATGACGGACGGCACTCGTTCACCGACCTCAACACCGGTCACGGCACCGCGATGGTGCCCGACTTCGTGAAGATGGCCGACGCATACGGCGCCCTGGGCATCCGGGTCACCAGCGCCGACCAGGTCGACGACGCCATCAAGCTCGCGCTGGCCACCAACGACCGTCCGGTCGTGATCGACTTCATCGTCAGCCGGGACGCCATGGTCTGGCCGATGGTGCCTCAGGGCGTCAGCAACAGCTTCGTCCAGTACGCCAAGGACCACGCACCCACCTGGGAAGAGGAGTAA
- the ilvD gene encoding dihydroxy-acid dehydratase — MPEYDMKPRSRDVTDGIEATTSRGMLRAVGMGDADWDKPQIGIASSWNEITPCNLSLDRLAQASKEGVHSGGGYPLQFGTISVSDGISMGHEGMHFSLVSREVIADSVEVVMQAERLDGSVLLAGCDKSLPGMLMAAARLDLASVFLYAGSIAPGWVKLSDGTEKDITIIDSFEAVGAVKAGRMSVEDAKRIECAFAPGEGACGGMYTANTMASVAEALGMSLPGSASPASADRRRDYFAHRSGEAVVNLLRLGITTRDILTKKAFENAIAVAMAFGGSTNVVLHLLAIAQEAEVDLTLDDFNRIGDKVPHIGDLKPFGKFVMNDVDRHGGVPVVMRALLEAGLLHGDCLTVTGKTVAENLAEIDPPELDGTVLRTLDNPIHASGGITILKGSMAPEGAVVKTAGFDSDIFEGPARVFERERSAMDALTNGEILKGDVVIIRYEGPKGGPGMREMLSITAAIKGAGLGADVLLLTDGRFSGGTTGLCIGHIAPEAVDAGPIAFVRDGDLIRVDIAARSLDLLVDAEELAARREGWAPLPPRYTRGVLAKYSKLVQSAALGATTG; from the coding sequence ATGCCTGAGTACGACATGAAGCCCCGTAGCCGCGACGTCACCGATGGAATCGAAGCCACCACCTCGCGCGGCATGCTCCGCGCGGTGGGAATGGGCGACGCCGACTGGGACAAGCCCCAGATCGGCATCGCGAGCTCGTGGAACGAGATCACCCCGTGCAACCTCTCGCTGGACCGCCTCGCCCAGGCGTCCAAGGAGGGCGTGCACTCCGGCGGCGGCTATCCGCTGCAGTTCGGCACCATCTCCGTCTCCGACGGCATCTCGATGGGCCACGAGGGCATGCACTTCTCGCTGGTCTCCCGTGAGGTCATCGCCGACTCCGTCGAGGTCGTCATGCAGGCCGAGCGCCTCGACGGTTCCGTGCTGCTGGCCGGCTGCGACAAGTCACTGCCCGGGATGCTCATGGCCGCGGCCCGGCTCGACCTCGCGAGCGTCTTCCTCTACGCCGGTTCCATCGCACCCGGTTGGGTGAAGCTCTCCGACGGCACCGAAAAAGACATCACCATCATCGACTCCTTCGAAGCCGTCGGCGCCGTGAAGGCCGGCCGTATGAGCGTCGAGGACGCCAAGCGCATCGAGTGCGCCTTCGCCCCGGGTGAAGGCGCCTGCGGCGGCATGTACACCGCCAACACCATGGCCAGCGTCGCCGAGGCCCTGGGCATGAGCCTGCCCGGCTCCGCGTCACCCGCTTCGGCCGACCGCCGCCGCGACTACTTCGCGCACCGCTCCGGAGAGGCCGTCGTCAACCTGCTGCGCCTGGGCATCACCACCCGCGACATCCTCACCAAGAAGGCGTTCGAGAACGCCATCGCCGTGGCCATGGCCTTCGGCGGTTCCACCAACGTGGTGCTGCACCTGCTCGCCATCGCCCAGGAGGCCGAGGTCGATCTCACCCTCGACGACTTCAACCGCATCGGCGACAAGGTTCCGCACATCGGCGACCTCAAGCCCTTCGGCAAGTTCGTGATGAACGACGTCGACCGTCACGGCGGCGTGCCCGTCGTCATGCGCGCCCTGCTCGAGGCGGGCCTCCTACACGGCGACTGCCTCACCGTGACCGGCAAGACCGTCGCCGAGAACCTCGCCGAGATCGACCCGCCCGAACTCGACGGCACGGTTCTGCGCACCCTCGACAACCCGATCCACGCCTCGGGCGGCATCACCATCCTCAAGGGCTCGATGGCCCCGGAGGGCGCTGTCGTGAAGACCGCCGGCTTCGACAGCGACATCTTCGAGGGCCCCGCCCGCGTGTTCGAACGTGAGCGCTCGGCCATGGACGCCCTCACCAACGGCGAGATCCTCAAGGGCGACGTCGTCATCATCCGCTACGAAGGCCCCAAGGGCGGCCCGGGCATGCGCGAGATGCTCTCGATCACCGCGGCCATCAAGGGCGCCGGGCTCGGAGCCGATGTACTACTATTGACTGATGGTCGATTCTCAGGCGGCACAACCGGACTGTGTATCGGCCATATAGCACCCGAAGCGGTGGACGCAGGTCCGATCGCCTTCGTGCGCGATGGTGATCTGATACGGGTCGATATCGCAGCTCGCTCGCTCGACCTACTTGTCGACGCTGAAGAGCTCGCCGCCCGCCGAGAAGGCTGGGCCCCGCTTCCTCCCCGTTACACCCGTGGCGTCCTCGCCAAGTACTCCAAGCTCGTGCAGTCGGCGGCACTCGGAGCGACCACGGGCTGA
- a CDS encoding bifunctional alpha,alpha-trehalose-phosphate synthase (UDP-forming)/trehalose-phosphatase — protein sequence MPEAGPDAVAPGHFDLVVVSNRLPVDYEVAEDGTESWRTSPGGLVTALEPLMRASDGAWVGWPGVADREFEPFENDGISIVPVRLSTDDLELYYEGFSNDTLWPLYHDVIASPSYHREWWEAYVKVNRRFATAAAAAAAPGATVWVHDYQLQLVPRMLRDARPDLVIGFFNHIPFPPYGIFAQLPWRKQILDGLLGADLIGFQRLADAGNFSRAVRRLFGYATRGVAVDVPSQNGQHRRVIAKHFPISIDAAAYEEMARRPEIQERARQIREDLGNPKTIMLGVDRLDYTKGIGHRIKAFGELLEDGTLNVEDVTLVQVASPSRERVATYMQLRDEIELAVGRVNGDYSTISHTAISYHHHGYPREEMVALYLAADVMLVTALRDGMNLVAKEYVAVRHDGDGVLVLSEFAGAADELKQAVLINPHDIDGMKASIMKAITMPKRERTRRMRALRRKVFDNDVAAWSASFLQTLTGGAAVPSGVPENLVSALRDISSAETILVALDFDGTLAPHVDEPEDARAVDGTHDVVQRLLDLPGVRVAFVSGRALVSLKHVAEPQSEVLLTGSHGIEVQLDANGIELGLVPEELEKLDTLTRVLERISGPVFGTWIEQKPAGLALHTRLATAQDGQAVQREARDQLAELLPSLTVREGKNVLEFSVRSSTKGDALERLRVHTGADRVLYAGDDVTDEDAFTVLGDNDLGLKIGPGATLAGYRVRGPKEVTQVLALLADFRAASTQQEN from the coding sequence GTGCCAGAGGCCGGCCCCGACGCCGTCGCCCCCGGCCACTTCGACCTTGTGGTGGTCTCCAACCGGCTTCCGGTCGACTACGAAGTCGCCGAAGACGGCACCGAAAGCTGGCGCACCTCGCCCGGCGGTCTGGTCACGGCCCTCGAGCCGCTGATGCGTGCCTCCGACGGCGCCTGGGTGGGCTGGCCTGGAGTGGCCGACCGTGAGTTCGAGCCCTTCGAGAACGACGGCATCTCCATCGTTCCGGTGCGGCTGAGCACCGACGACCTCGAGCTCTACTACGAGGGCTTCTCCAACGACACCCTCTGGCCGCTCTACCACGACGTCATCGCCTCGCCCAGCTACCACCGCGAGTGGTGGGAGGCCTACGTCAAGGTCAACCGTCGCTTCGCCACCGCTGCCGCCGCTGCCGCGGCCCCCGGCGCCACGGTCTGGGTGCACGACTACCAGCTGCAGCTCGTGCCGCGGATGCTGCGCGACGCGCGCCCCGACCTCGTCATCGGCTTCTTCAACCACATCCCCTTCCCCCCGTACGGCATCTTCGCCCAGCTGCCCTGGCGCAAGCAGATCCTCGACGGCCTGCTCGGCGCCGACCTGATCGGATTCCAGCGGCTGGCCGACGCGGGCAACTTCTCCCGCGCGGTGCGCCGCCTCTTCGGCTACGCCACCCGCGGCGTCGCGGTGGACGTGCCCAGCCAGAACGGCCAGCACCGCCGTGTCATCGCCAAGCACTTCCCCATCTCGATCGACGCCGCGGCGTACGAGGAGATGGCCAGGCGCCCCGAGATCCAGGAACGCGCCCGGCAGATCCGCGAGGACCTCGGCAACCCCAAGACGATCATGCTCGGCGTCGACCGCCTCGACTACACCAAGGGCATCGGCCACCGCATCAAGGCCTTCGGCGAACTCCTCGAAGACGGCACGCTGAACGTGGAAGACGTCACCCTGGTGCAGGTCGCCAGCCCATCCCGTGAGCGGGTGGCCACCTACATGCAGCTGCGCGACGAGATCGAACTCGCCGTCGGCCGCGTCAACGGCGACTACTCCACCATCAGCCACACGGCCATCAGCTACCACCACCACGGCTACCCCCGCGAGGAGATGGTGGCGCTGTACCTCGCCGCGGACGTCATGCTCGTCACCGCCCTCCGCGACGGCATGAACCTCGTGGCCAAGGAGTACGTGGCCGTGCGCCACGACGGCGACGGTGTGCTGGTGCTCAGCGAATTCGCCGGCGCCGCCGACGAACTCAAGCAGGCCGTGCTGATCAACCCGCACGACATCGACGGCATGAAGGCGTCGATCATGAAGGCCATCACCATGCCCAAGCGTGAGCGCACGAGGCGGATGCGGGCCCTGCGCCGCAAGGTCTTCGACAACGACGTGGCCGCCTGGAGCGCGTCGTTCCTGCAGACCCTCACCGGCGGGGCCGCCGTGCCCAGCGGGGTGCCGGAGAACCTGGTGAGCGCCCTGCGCGACATCAGTTCCGCCGAGACCATCCTGGTGGCCCTCGACTTCGACGGCACATTGGCGCCGCACGTCGACGAGCCCGAGGACGCCCGCGCCGTTGACGGCACCCACGACGTCGTGCAGCGCCTGCTCGACCTCCCCGGCGTGCGCGTGGCGTTCGTGTCGGGCCGCGCCCTGGTGAGCCTCAAGCACGTGGCCGAACCGCAGAGCGAGGTGCTCCTCACCGGGTCCCACGGCATCGAGGTGCAGCTGGACGCCAACGGCATCGAACTGGGACTGGTGCCAGAGGAACTCGAGAAGCTCGACACCCTCACCCGGGTGCTCGAGCGCATCTCCGGCCCGGTCTTCGGCACCTGGATCGAACAGAAGCCCGCCGGCCTGGCCCTGCACACCCGCTTGGCCACGGCTCAGGACGGTCAGGCCGTGCAGCGGGAGGCCCGCGACCAGCTGGCCGAACTGCTGCCGTCGCTCACCGTGCGCGAGGGCAAGAACGTGCTCGAATTCTCGGTGCGTTCCAGCACCAAGGGTGACGCCCTCGAGCGTCTGCGCGTACACACCGGCGCCGACCGGGTGCTCTACGCCGGCGACGACGTCACCGACGAAGACGCCTTCACGGTTCTCGGCGACAACGACCTCGGTCTCAAGATCGGTCCGGGCGCCACCCTGGCCGGATACCGGGTTCGCGGGCCCAAGGAGGTCACCCAGGTGCTCGCGCTGCTGGCCGATTTCCGCGCCGCATCCACTCAGCAGGAGAACTAG